The genomic window GCTCCGCGGCCACGGTGCCCACCGCGTAGAGCAGCAGGCCCGGCACGAGGAAGGGCAGCGCGGCGGCCACGCTGGGCTCGCCGCGGCGGGGCAGGCGGTCGAGGTGCCGGAAGGCCAGGAAGGCCGCGATGACGGGAACCAGGAGGCCGTGGGTGTAGTTGTCGTCGTCCATCCACTGGCGCAGGAGGCCCAGCAGGACGCCCGCGTACAGCGCCAGGAAGGCGACCAGGATCAGCAGGGTCAGCAGACCCTGGCCCGGGCCGCTGGTCCAGCCGAGGAGACGTCGCAGCTTTCCGCCGTTCATGGCTTCAATTCCCTGGCCTCCCGGCCGATCATGAAGTAGGACGACAAGTGTCGCGCCCCCGGACGGCGCGACTCCACCGAACGGACTGCCCGTGGCCTACGTCTTCACCGTCGTGTTCGCGTTCTTCGCGATCTTCCAGCCCGGCGTTCTCTGGCCGGCGACGGCCTCGTCGCGCCCGCTGTTCCTGGCGGCCTTCCTCGCGCTGATCGGCTGGGGCCTTTCCGCGCGCTCGTCGATGCCGCTCAAGCCCAAGCCGACCCTGGGCTACTTTATCACCGGCTTCGTCGTCGCTCAAATCCTGTCGGTGCTCCAGCTCTTCTACATCCCCTACGTGATCGAGACGACCATCCGCTGGGGCACCTTCGCGCTGGGCTACTTCCTCATCTCGAGCCAGATCCGGAGCGCCGCCCGGCTCAAGGTGCTCTGGGGAGCGATCCTCATCGCCACGACCTGGCTGGCCGCGCAGGCGGCCTGGGTATACCACACCCAGCCCTTCACCCACCCGCAGCTCAACGGCGGGCGCCTGGCCAGCTACGGCGCCTACAGCGGCGCCAACGACCTGGCGCTGATCGTGGTCTGCTCCTGGCCGCTATTCTTCAAGTTCATCGACCTCAACCGCAAGCTCGTCTTCAAGCTCATGATGATCGTGCCGCTGCTGCTGCTCATCTACGTCGACCTGCGCACGCTCAGCCGGGCGGGCCTGATCGGCCTGTCCATGGTCATGGGGCTGTCGCTGCTCCGCGGCCGCTCGCTGGGACGGCTCGGCCGCTGGGGCCTGATCGTGCCTGCTGTGATCGTGGTGTTCATCGTGGGCAGCAAGCTGCTGCTCACGCGCTCGGACGCCAAGGACTTCAGCGGGCAGGACGAGAGCGTCCAGCACCGCCTGGACGCCTGGTACGCGGGCCTGCAGATGCTCAAGAGCAGCCCGCTGATCGGCGTGGGTTCGGACCGCTTCCCGGAGCTGTCCGACGACTTCGGCGCGGGCCTGAAGATCCAGGCCCACAACACCATCGTGAAGGTCTTCGCCGAGAGCGGGTTCTTCGGCGGTATTTGCTACCTCGGGATCATCTTCACCACTTTCAGCCACCTCTGGCGCAACTGGCGGCGCTTCAGCAAGATAAAACCCGACGGCCCCGAACTCTTCTACGCGGAGGCCCTGGGCATCTCGCTGATGGGCTTCTTCTTCAACACCCAGTTCTCGGTGAAGGCCCACGAGTGGTTCCTCTACTTCGTGGTGGCGTCCACCACGTCGCTGGACCATCTGTACCAGCGGGAGATGCTGATCTACGCGCTGAAGGTGGAGAAGGCGGCGGCGCTGATCGCGGGCAGCGGGACGCCGGATGCGAAGTCTGCGTAAAGTCGGTGGTTTTCCGCCCGGTTTTTGCTATGCTTAGGTGGCCGCAGCGGCTGTAGTTTCAGTCGTTTGACTCCGTTATGCGCCCTCCGGCGCCGCGGCGGGAGAGCGAAGGACAGACGGCGCCCCGCGGCGACCGGGTCCGCCACCATAGAGCGCGACGAACCCAGAGTCGGAAGCGAGACATGATGTCCAGACAGCACGATTACGATCGCGAGCACGAGAAGATCGGCTACCAGCCGACCGCCGAGCAGATCGCCCAGTACAGCCGGCGCGACTTCCTCAAGATCAGCGCGCTCGCGGGCGCGGGGGCCTACGGCGCCCTGTCCCTGCCCGGCCTGGGCGTCGTGCCCTCGGCCTGGGGCGCGCCGGCGGCCAACCGGGTCGTGCGCGTGCACTGCGGCACCATGCAGGACTGGAATTTCAGCGATCCCGCCTTCTACAACTACGTCAAGCAGCCCGTCTACGACGACATGTTCGCGCGCGGCATCACCTCGCTGACCGGCCGCCAGAACGTGGTGCAGGCCTGGTCCGAGCTGCTGGTGGGCTATCAGCCCGGCGACAAGATCGCCATCAAGCTGAACCTGAACAGCTACGACGAGAATGCGAACCAGACGGTCGAGATGGCCTACGCCGTGATCGAGAGCCTGAAGCAGTTCGGCGTGCAGGCGAGCGACATGAAGGTCTTCGACGTGGTCCGCAAGTTCCCCGACTACTGGCGCAACCGGTGGAGTTCGGACGTGCAGTACGTCAACAACGTGGGCGTGGACTGGGACGGCAACGCCACGGTCTACTTCCCCGCCATCGACACCTCGCACCGCTTCCCCAGCGTGCTGAGCCAGTGCGACCACCTGATCGTGCTGGGCCTGCAGAAGGGGCACAAGGGGTACATCACCGGCAGCATGAAGAACCACTTCGGGAGCCAGGAGCTGCCGGCGGATCTGCACATCTCGCGCTACGACAACATCTGCACGCTGGCCAACTCGCCCTTCGTCAAGGGCAAGACCCGCCTGATCGTGGTCGAGGCCGCGTTCATGACCTGGGACCACGAGGGGCATCCCTTCGAGGAGACCTACGCCACGGACCTCTTCCCCGTGGGCGTCAGCGGGCACAGCAGCCCCAACTTCATGATGTTCGGCACGAACATGGTGGTGATCGACAGCCTGCTCGGCGACATCCAGAACCACGAGCGCGCGGCGCGTGGCGAGGTGCAGTGGTCGAACGACTACATCGACATGGCCGCCGCGGCGCCCTACAACATCGGGCCGCGCGAGGAGGGCACGATCGTGTCCAACGCGTCGGGCTGGAGCGCCGTCGACCTGCGCTACAACACCTACGACTACGTGAGCTTCAGCCTGCCGCCGGTCACCCGCAAGGAGATCGACGCGCTGAACCTGCGGCTGCGCGCCGGGAGCATCCACTGGAGTCAGCTCCAGCACCTGGTGGAGCGCTACAACGCGCAGCTCTAAGACCGGACGGTAAGGCTTGGAGACCTTCGCCTTCCTCCCCGTCGCCGGGGAGAAGATCTTCACGATCACGCATCGGCCCGAGACACGCCGGCACCCCGCCGGCGTTCTCATGCTGCACGCCTTCGCCGAGGAGAAGCTCTGGACCCAGCGCGCGAGCGCGCTGCTGGCCCGGGCGCTCGCGGACGCGGGCCTGCCCGTGCTGCGCTTCGACCACCGCGGCCACGGCGACAGCGACCGCGAACACCACGAGATGACCCTGGACTCCATGCTGGAGGACCTGGACGCCGCCGCCGCGGCCTTCCGCACCGCCGAGGGCGTGGAGGAGCTGCACCTCTTCGGCTTCCGCCTGGGCGGCGCGCTGGCGCTGGCCCGCGCGGCCGAGCTCGGCGCCAGCTCGGTGGCGCTGGTGAATCCCGTGGCGGACGGCGGCGACTTCCTGATGAAGACCCTGCGCAGCAACCTCACCACGCAGATGGGCATCTACGGCGAAGTCCGCAAGGACCGCGACACGCTGCTGGCGGAGATGCGCGAGACGGGATTCCTCAACATCGACGGCTACCATCTCTCGGCCGCCTGCTTCGACGCACTCTCGGGCCTCAAGGCCGAGGACGCCGCCTTCGCCGGCCCCGGCCTCGCCCTCTCGCTGGTGCGCCGCGAGGGCGCGCCGGCCGACGCCGACACCCGCGCCGTCTTCGCGCGCCTGGAAGGCCACGCGGCCTCGCGCCTGGAGACGCTGGTCTACCCGTCCATCTGGGGCGAGCAGAAGGTCTACGCCACCGGCGACGCCACGCTCTTCGACCCGCTGGTGGCGTGGTTCGGCGGCGGTTGGCGGGGGAGCGACGTGAGCTGAGCCGCACGCACGATTGACCCGATTCCTGCTTCTTCCTATTCTCACCGTCCCTGAACCGACCCCACGCGGCGCGCGATGGCGCGCCCTGCCCGAGCGCTGCGGATCCGTCCGCGCGCCCTGGAGAGACGTCCGTTGAACACGCCGCAGCTTGCGTCCGGCTCCCGCGCCCTGGACGAGGAGGTCCTCGTCACCGAGAGCGGCGGGCAGCGCCTGCCGGGGATCCTGAGCCGTCCGCCCACGCCGCTGGCCGGCGCGCCGGGCGTGCTGCTGCTCAGCCCCGGCCTCAAGCACCGGGCGGGGCCGCACCGCCTGCACGTCAAGCTGGCGCGCCGCTTCACCGCGCTGGGCTTACCTGTCTACCGCTTCGACTTCCACGGCACCGGCGACGCCGAGGGCACGCTCTTCAGCGATGAGGTGCCCGTGCTGCACGAGGCCATCCAGAACGGTCACTTCGCCGAGAACGCCGCCGACGCCGTCGACGCCTTCTGCCGCGCCGCCGGCATCGACCGGGTCGTCGCCTGCGGGCTCTGCGGCGGGGCCATCACCGGGCTCTACGCCGCCGAGCGCGACCCGCGCGTGGTGGGGATCATGGGCTTCCAGCTGCCGGTGAAGGTGCTGGACACCGAGACGGACTTCGCCGACCAGATCAGCGAGGAGTT from Candidatus Latescibacterota bacterium includes these protein-coding regions:
- a CDS encoding O-antigen ligase family protein, giving the protein MAYVFTVVFAFFAIFQPGVLWPATASSRPLFLAAFLALIGWGLSARSSMPLKPKPTLGYFITGFVVAQILSVLQLFYIPYVIETTIRWGTFALGYFLISSQIRSAARLKVLWGAILIATTWLAAQAAWVYHTQPFTHPQLNGGRLASYGAYSGANDLALIVVCSWPLFFKFIDLNRKLVFKLMMIVPLLLLIYVDLRTLSRAGLIGLSMVMGLSLLRGRSLGRLGRWGLIVPAVIVVFIVGSKLLLTRSDAKDFSGQDESVQHRLDAWYAGLQMLKSSPLIGVGSDRFPELSDDFGAGLKIQAHNTIVKVFAESGFFGGICYLGIIFTTFSHLWRNWRRFSKIKPDGPELFYAEALGISLMGFFFNTQFSVKAHEWFLYFVVASTTSLDHLYQREMLIYALKVEKAAALIAGSGTPDAKSA
- a CDS encoding DUF362 domain-containing protein; translation: MMSRQHDYDREHEKIGYQPTAEQIAQYSRRDFLKISALAGAGAYGALSLPGLGVVPSAWGAPAANRVVRVHCGTMQDWNFSDPAFYNYVKQPVYDDMFARGITSLTGRQNVVQAWSELLVGYQPGDKIAIKLNLNSYDENANQTVEMAYAVIESLKQFGVQASDMKVFDVVRKFPDYWRNRWSSDVQYVNNVGVDWDGNATVYFPAIDTSHRFPSVLSQCDHLIVLGLQKGHKGYITGSMKNHFGSQELPADLHISRYDNICTLANSPFVKGKTRLIVVEAAFMTWDHEGHPFEETYATDLFPVGVSGHSSPNFMMFGTNMVVIDSLLGDIQNHERAARGEVQWSNDYIDMAAAAPYNIGPREEGTIVSNASGWSAVDLRYNTYDYVSFSLPPVTRKEIDALNLRLRAGSIHWSQLQHLVERYNAQL
- a CDS encoding alpha/beta fold hydrolase; translation: METFAFLPVAGEKIFTITHRPETRRHPAGVLMLHAFAEEKLWTQRASALLARALADAGLPVLRFDHRGHGDSDREHHEMTLDSMLEDLDAAAAAFRTAEGVEELHLFGFRLGGALALARAAELGASSVALVNPVADGGDFLMKTLRSNLTTQMGIYGEVRKDRDTLLAEMRETGFLNIDGYHLSAACFDALSGLKAEDAAFAGPGLALSLVRREGAPADADTRAVFARLEGHAASRLETLVYPSIWGEQKVYATGDATLFDPLVAWFGGGWRGSDVS